TAAGGAGATGCCCCACTATTATGCCACGTATCAAGGACGAAGGGTTCACGATAAGCTTTACTACCACAATCTGGACATTCTAATAAAATTTTATCCAACCATGGGCGATGCAGTTCAAAATTCCGACCATAGGGGAGTTCTAATGCCTTATTAACTATCTCCTCTCTGCTGAAAGCTGGTATCTTTTTTTTACATCCTTCACATACCCAAATTGGTAATGGTGCACCCCATATTCTCTCCCTAGATATACACCAAGGAACTTTCTCATTTATTATGTCAATAAAGCGGTTTTTCGGAGGATTGTAATAATATTTGATACCTTCGGCAGCACGAATTGCAAGATCTTCGAGCTTGTCCACCCAATAAAAGTATTCTCTTCTAGCAATCCAGACCAATTTATGCTGTGAGCGCCAACATGTCGGATATTCATGGCTTATTTTATTGACTTTTAAGATCATCTCTCTTTCTTTGAGCAGATCGATAACCTTTTCATCGGCATCACGTAGGTACATTCCATCGAATACTCCAGCTTCATGTGTAAAATAAGCTCTATCATCAATAGGATTGAAGACTGGCATATTTCTTTTAATGGAAGCATGAAAATCTTCCTCTCCATTTGCAGGAGAGAGGTGTACTAGACCTGAGCCTGTATCTACATCTACAAAATCTTCAGCAATTATTGTATGAACATAACTTTCTTTATCCAATATCAGTTGCTTAGGTATTAAATCCATCAATGGATGGAGATACTTTTTCCCTTCTAACTTGTAGCCCTTTATGACTTTTAAAACTTCATAGTCAGATATACCCAATTCATCCATAAGAGAAACTAGCCTTTTCTCACCTACTATCCAAATTTCGTTACCTACCTTTACATATGTATAGTTGGCATCTGGTTTGACAGCCACCATTTGATCTGTTACTATAGTGAAAGGCATAGTCGTCCAAAGTATAAGGTAAGCATCTTCCTCACTAAGCTTCATCTTAAAGTGTAGAGATGGATCAACAACTAATCTATAGCCTTGAACTACTTCACTATGACTTAGAGATGTCTGACAACTCGGGCAGTAAGCTACTACACGGTAGCCTTCTCCTAATAGACCTTTCTTCCATGCTTTTTCGAGATATTTCCATTCTCTCTCTATATAATCATCTTTAAATGTCCAATATGCTTTATCATAATCCATAGACATACCTAAGAGTTCATCAGATTCCCGCCATAATTTGTAATACTTGTTGATTAGATCTTTACATGCTCTAATTATCGCTTCCTCGCCAACAGCTTTTATATTTTCAGCCTTATTCCCCATTAATCCCAATTCTTTTTCAGCTTGAAGCTCGACTGGTAAGCCTTGAGTATCCCAACCAGCCCTGAAGACAACATTAAATCCTTTTAAAACCAATTGCCTGTACCATAAATCCTTAATTATCCTTCCTCTAATATGACCTATATGTGGCTCACCATTTAGGGTTGGTGGACCTTCAACATAGCCTACATGAGGTTTATCTTTCAATTGCTCAGCCACTATCTTCTTTATATTTTCTTTCTGCCAGTATGTTCTTACTTTATCTTCAATATACTTCGGTTTATAAAGAGGAGATAAAAATTCTTGAAAATATTTTAATGATTGATCGATCAAAGCCTTTCCTCAACTTTAGGATTCAAAGGTCTTATTAAAGAGAGTTTCTTTTTCAGAATCAATAGAAAATTTGGCAGTCAGCTATCATCGTAGGCACCTAAATTACTTAAAAAATATGATCCTATAAGCTTTATTATAATTCGCCTCAATACTTAGCTCAAAGGCCGTACACATGCATTTAAAGGGCGACTAATTTTACTTATCATTTGCTCTTAAAATCTAATGTAAATATATTAATACATTCCCAATATGTGTGATGTGCGGTCGTCGTCCAGTCTGGTTTAGGACATCATACCTTTAAGGTGTGGAAGCCCTCCAACTTTATGAAGGAGGCCAGCTGACAACCCGGGTTCAAATCCCGGCGACCGCATATTAGTAAAAAGTTCAATGCTCAATACTTTCATAAATGATATTTAATTATTATAAGATAGTAAAATGTCTCAATAACATTTTTGTTTCATAAAATTTACTTAACAACCCTTTAAAAAATGAGTAACTAATAGTACAACAATTCATTCTACACAACATTTTATCCCCCATAGTATAAAAGATACTTATATCTCACTTAATAGAAGAGGTAGTAATCAGAGTGGGAATTAAGGACAAGCTTGCAAATATCTCTTCAGGATCTATTATGATTGTGGAGTTTCCAGCTAAAGAGAACCAAAATAAGTTGATTGCTGAGTTTTTAAATTATAAGAAGAAAAGTAGCAGTTATGGCATATATGTGTCCTCTAATAGACCTTCCAAAAATCTGATCGAGAAAGTAAAAGAGTATGAATACGATCTTAAAAATGATATTGAGAAAGGGCGTATATGGATAATAGATCTGATCTCTAAAAATGTTGGTGACTCGGAACTAAATAATATTATCTATATTTCTTCTCCTTCAGAGCTCTCAGCAATGCAGATGGCTATAGAAAAAGCTTTGGCTTGGCTTAAAGGTAAAAATAAAGATAAACGAGGTTGGATTCTCTTCGACTCTATAGCGACCCTATTGCTTTATAACAGTCCTGACTCACTATTGAAGTATTTACATTTTGTTTTTGGAAAGCTTAGAGTTTTAGGTATAGATGCTATCATTTTTACTATAAATGAAGGAATTGATAAAAAGGTAATTTCAATGATTAGACAGCTTTGTGATATAATTATAACAGTATAAAAGGAATGAACTACTAAATAAGTAACTATCCCTCAAACCAAGAAGGTAAAATATTTGAGTGAAGTAAAGAAAATCTCACTAATAGACATAATTCCTTGTCCGTTAATTCCTGAAAAATTCGATTTAGGTGATATATCTGAAATTGTAAAAAAGATAGAAAACAAGGGTGATGTTGACCTTCCTTTAAAGGTAAGACTATCCAAAACCAAAAAAGGAAAATACGAACAAATATGGGGTAAGAAAAGGTATGAGGGTTCTTTGATAGCTGGAATAAAAGAGGTATCTTGTATTATCGAGGATATAGATGATAATGAGGTCTTTAAGCAAAGTTTAATCGAGCTAATGTATATTCTTAACCCAATCGAAGAAGCTGAAATCTTTAAAAGATGGAAAAAGCATTGCGGAATTACCTATATTGAGATAGCTCGTAAAATGGGAAAAGGTATAGACTATATTTATAAACGGATTAAATTACTAGATCTTCCAGAATTAGACAAAGATAGAATAAAAAGAAAATATAAAAGATGGAAAAAAAGCCAGTATTTGTATTAGTTCAAATTACAACAATGACATTTATTAGAAAAGTTGATAAATGATAAACACAGGGAGATAGAGATTTTCATTTGAAAAAAGAGTATGTCGTCGTTGAAATTGTTGCTGATCCGAGTGGAGGACCTTATGTACTCGTCTCATTATCCGACCCTAGGGAGTTAAGAGATTCTTCTCAATCAAGAGTTGGTATGCAAGCAATGACGTTTACATCTATAGAAGATCTAATGAAGAATTTACAGCGAAACCTCACAGGTTTATCGAGGCAGATGATGGGTAAATTCGTAACTACAATAAAATTGGATATGATAGAATATGAAGAATCGGGACTAAAGGTAGGAGATAAGGTCTATCTGGAAATTGCTAAAGTGGAAAAAGAAGGCGTTTAATAATAGATTAGAAAGGGAGTCGAGGATCTGTTTTCGCAAAATTAATTCTGACTTAAATAGAGACTATCTTGCCAGCTATTTATAGCTCATTAAGCCAGAATTATTTTTAAGTTAATAGATTAGAGAAAAACTTATCAGCTTTTTTGTATGATTCTAAATTTCCAATATCACACCAGTAACCTTCAAGGATATAGCCATAAACAGGCTCCTGCCTATGGAGCCACTCAATGAAAAGTCCCGGTTCATCTCTACCCAAGCCCTTTTCTAAATACTCTTTTAATCTTGGTAGCGTTCTTTTTGGGACAATGTAGATGCAAGTTCCTATGAGGGTTGTCTTGGGTATTTTAGGTTTCTCAATAAAGTCTATTATTCTATTATCAGCATCCAAATTTATAGTTGAGTATCGCTTTGCCAAATCTAAACTCTTCACATTATAAAGAGCGATGATTGGGGCCTTCTTCTTGTCAAAGGTTTGTATCATACCATCAAGATCAGATGTGAATAAATTATCTCCAGCCAATATTAAGCAATCATCGTCTACCTTTGATGTAATTTGAGCAAGGGCTTTCACTGCACCAAGCTTCTCTTCTTCAGATCGTGATTTTTCTACTAAAATCTCCACTGAATTATGATACATGCTTTGCCATTCTCTAAAAT
The genomic region above belongs to Candidatus Methylarchaceae archaeon HK02M2 and contains:
- the ileS gene encoding isoleucine--tRNA ligase — encoded protein: MIDQSLKYFQEFLSPLYKPKYIEDKVRTYWQKENIKKIVAEQLKDKPHVGYVEGPPTLNGEPHIGHIRGRIIKDLWYRQLVLKGFNVVFRAGWDTQGLPVELQAEKELGLMGNKAENIKAVGEEAIIRACKDLINKYYKLWRESDELLGMSMDYDKAYWTFKDDYIEREWKYLEKAWKKGLLGEGYRVVAYCPSCQTSLSHSEVVQGYRLVVDPSLHFKMKLSEEDAYLILWTTMPFTIVTDQMVAVKPDANYTYVKVGNEIWIVGEKRLVSLMDELGISDYEVLKVIKGYKLEGKKYLHPLMDLIPKQLILDKESYVHTIIAEDFVDVDTGSGLVHLSPANGEEDFHASIKRNMPVFNPIDDRAYFTHEAGVFDGMYLRDADEKVIDLLKEREMILKVNKISHEYPTCWRSQHKLVWIARREYFYWVDKLEDLAIRAAEGIKYYYNPPKNRFIDIINEKVPWCISRERIWGAPLPIWVCEGCKKKIPAFSREEIVNKALELPYGRNFELHRPWLDKILLECPDCGSKAYREPFVLDTWHNSGASPYASFTDKEYKDLVPVEFLTEGIDQTRGWAYTLLIEHIILTERAEAPYKAFLFTGHVLDEKGRKMSKSLGNVIDALDILKSSSVDVLRFYLIWRNSPLDTLNFSISEMDSRPYQVLSTLYYMHIYFQQNSSYDGYNQADNTLDWALKNKLLKPHELWLLSNLQNLIANVSNGYKNCRYNESAKEIENFVIEILSQRYIPMTRSEIWDDSKETLNRRLAIYATLEKVLITLDVLFHPISPYLTEFLYQTLYAKSMRQKPTILLESWPRSNLDFVDKELELEFELLANLISLSNTARMKGRLKRRWPLRKAVFVIPKEKISKVEKHKEILRDQINVKEMLLTSSLNKAKIILNIQPKYAALGPKLKNRMSILSSLLKASDPLEIYNQLNDKGFIMKRIDNEDFKLMKDELSISYTSDEKYIVLEKDGLIISLDVERDSDLIIKGVIRDLARRMQNLRKERGYNPTDIIEGAYVVCLDPELKKQIISRSSDLTFLVRVKNVHISEKPYEGVNWVDVEIDGRRIKISVE
- a CDS encoding ParB/RepB/Spo0J family partition protein — translated: MSEVKKISLIDIIPCPLIPEKFDLGDISEIVKKIENKGDVDLPLKVRLSKTKKGKYEQIWGKKRYEGSLIAGIKEVSCIIEDIDDNEVFKQSLIELMYILNPIEEAEIFKRWKKHCGITYIEIARKMGKGIDYIYKRIKLLDLPELDKDRIKRKYKRWKKSQYLY
- a CDS encoding nucleotidyltransferase family protein; this translates as MIAIILGGGYATRLWPLTKDKPKPLLSVAEKPIIEYIVEKLVELEVIKQIIISINLKFEPHFREWQSMYHNSVEILVEKSRSEEEKLGAVKALAQITSKVDDDCLILAGDNLFTSDLDGMIQTFDKKKAPIIALYNVKSLDLAKRYSTINLDADNRIIDFIEKPKIPKTTLIGTCIYIVPKRTLPRLKEYLEKGLGRDEPGLFIEWLHRQEPVYGYILEGYWCDIGNLESYKKADKFFSNLLT